A DNA window from bacterium contains the following coding sequences:
- a CDS encoding DUF4175 family protein, whose translation MRRAVLLNTLKSHALLAVAAFIAVTLLVLVLESLGHFGGGARTALLSVWAASAIAALGLGVVWPILKFTLFAPTDQKLAGQYAERIPGIRDRVLNALQLLDKVDNAERDGVSPELILAAGRGVAEELVPIAPAALPDRARLKQHARYALFSSVAAVALLVVFGRPLMSAAERVMNPSQDYSPSPEFVLHVAPGDVELVRGDSLQVIVTATGTLPKELTITRKEKGRTADAPLTVEGNENGQYTVTWTGLATSFEYWAYSGAVTSAKYTATIQELPAVRYLSLTLTPPAYTELQPLTLEENVGDISAVVGTQAKLVISATKTLQSAAIEFFDITGENLTTPRETLALTLEGSKATGQFTVTKSGTYQIKLRDGEGRENRDEISYRINARPDEAPVISLVEPANDLEIAADIKIPLVADAADDYGFSKMTLRYYRTSPWDQPWDVPDDSYERMALDYRLTEPGRCVVETVFDLTPLQLLPEDQVLMFVEVWDNDRISGPKRAKSDVRVLRFPSMAEIFEQQEQVEEKRTITLEELLEESQDLREEVEKAVEEYKSNPEMSYERKQEIAQLMEKQEQMSQVLEQVSQAIEKQQIANEMRSLYSPEVMEKMQQIQELVEEVITPEMREAMRKLSEAMQQPSPEEMRKALENFQKMQEQFNLALDQTLNMLKQMQAEKKLDELSRRLDELSKQQEQLNNELDQDKKNADQNAQQQDKLSQEMKKIEQEMKELAEQMKKDQLQGEQKMEELNKEMQQEQLSQQMQQNEQQMKMGQKQSAKKQGKQMQRKMQEMAQQMQDLRQQMQSNQDMETMMEMEKARDKMLDLSMRQEQLWQESQETDPNSPHMNELAEEQENLKQAMKRVQEDMQELAKKSMAVTPKLMAAMEETLNQMQKACNATQERDSRTASHYRKQALAALNETLKQQNSACKQCQSQCNKPNSNSNCNKAGGMCQKQGQINQQTSSMMTNPGTMSQGQAAAMQRLAGEQEALAKSAGELAAEASASKQTVGRLDGMKEEMEKVAADLRSGKITPETIERQNKIESKLLDFQRANREREFSPQRKSSTGIDMVRASPRELPKKPGEDQLREDLLRALDAKYTPDYEDLIRKYFDALSKWQ comes from the coding sequence TTGAGGCGCGCTGTTCTTCTGAATACATTGAAGAGCCATGCGCTGTTGGCGGTGGCGGCGTTTATCGCGGTGACGCTTCTTGTGCTCGTGCTGGAATCGCTCGGTCATTTTGGCGGCGGTGCGCGCACGGCGCTGTTGAGCGTGTGGGCTGCGTCAGCGATTGCGGCGCTGGGATTGGGCGTCGTCTGGCCGATCTTGAAGTTCACGCTGTTTGCGCCGACGGACCAGAAGCTGGCGGGGCAGTATGCCGAGCGCATTCCGGGGATTCGTGACCGGGTGTTGAATGCACTCCAGTTGCTTGATAAGGTGGACAATGCCGAGCGCGATGGTGTGTCGCCGGAGTTGATCTTAGCGGCGGGGCGCGGTGTGGCCGAAGAGTTGGTTCCGATTGCACCGGCGGCGCTGCCGGATCGCGCGCGACTGAAGCAGCACGCGCGCTATGCGCTGTTTTCTTCGGTGGCGGCGGTGGCGCTGTTGGTGGTGTTCGGTCGTCCGTTAATGTCTGCGGCTGAGCGTGTGATGAATCCGAGTCAGGATTATTCGCCGAGCCCGGAATTTGTGCTGCACGTGGCTCCGGGCGACGTCGAACTCGTACGTGGCGACTCGCTTCAAGTGATTGTCACAGCCACCGGCACGCTTCCCAAAGAACTTACGATCACGCGCAAGGAGAAAGGCCGCACGGCAGATGCTCCCTTGACCGTTGAAGGTAATGAGAATGGCCAATACACCGTAACATGGACGGGACTGGCGACATCGTTTGAATATTGGGCTTACAGCGGCGCGGTGACGAGCGCGAAATATACGGCGACGATTCAGGAGCTGCCGGCGGTGCGCTATCTGTCGCTGACGCTGACGCCGCCCGCCTATACGGAGTTGCAGCCGCTGACGCTGGAAGAAAACGTGGGGGACATATCGGCGGTGGTGGGGACGCAGGCGAAGCTGGTGATTTCAGCGACGAAGACCCTGCAATCGGCGGCGATAGAGTTCTTTGATATTACCGGGGAGAATCTGACGACGCCGCGCGAGACGTTAGCGCTGACGCTCGAAGGCAGCAAGGCGACGGGCCAATTTACGGTGACGAAGAGCGGCACGTACCAGATCAAACTGCGGGACGGCGAAGGCCGTGAGAACCGCGACGAGATCAGCTACCGGATCAACGCACGACCGGACGAAGCTCCGGTGATTTCCCTTGTGGAACCAGCGAACGATCTGGAAATCGCGGCGGACATCAAGATACCGTTGGTGGCGGACGCGGCGGATGACTACGGTTTTTCGAAGATGACGCTGCGCTACTACCGCACGTCGCCGTGGGATCAGCCGTGGGACGTGCCGGATGACAGCTACGAGCGTATGGCGCTGGATTACCGGTTGACGGAGCCGGGCCGGTGCGTGGTTGAGACGGTATTCGATTTGACGCCGCTGCAACTGCTTCCTGAGGATCAGGTGCTGATGTTCGTCGAGGTGTGGGATAACGACCGAATCAGCGGACCGAAGCGGGCCAAGAGCGACGTGCGCGTGCTGCGTTTCCCCTCGATGGCGGAGATCTTCGAGCAGCAGGAGCAGGTTGAAGAGAAGCGAACGATCACGCTTGAAGAGCTGTTAGAGGAATCGCAGGACCTGCGCGAAGAGGTGGAGAAGGCGGTTGAGGAGTACAAGTCGAATCCTGAGATGAGCTACGAGCGCAAGCAGGAGATCGCGCAGTTGATGGAGAAGCAGGAGCAGATGTCGCAGGTGCTCGAACAGGTGTCGCAGGCCATTGAGAAGCAGCAGATCGCCAACGAAATGCGCTCGCTCTATTCACCGGAAGTGATGGAGAAGATGCAGCAGATACAGGAATTGGTCGAAGAGGTGATCACTCCGGAGATGCGCGAGGCGATGCGCAAGCTGTCGGAAGCGATGCAGCAGCCGTCGCCGGAGGAGATGCGCAAGGCGCTCGAGAATTTCCAGAAGATGCAGGAGCAGTTCAATCTGGCGCTGGATCAGACCTTGAACATGCTGAAGCAGATGCAGGCGGAGAAAAAGCTGGACGAATTGTCGCGGCGTTTGGACGAACTATCGAAGCAGCAGGAGCAGCTCAACAACGAGCTCGATCAGGATAAGAAGAACGCGGATCAGAATGCACAGCAGCAGGATAAGCTGTCGCAGGAGATGAAGAAGATCGAGCAGGAGATGAAAGAGCTTGCCGAGCAGATGAAGAAGGATCAACTGCAGGGCGAGCAGAAGATGGAAGAGTTGAACAAGGAGATGCAGCAGGAGCAGCTCTCGCAGCAGATGCAGCAGAACGAGCAGCAGATGAAGATGGGGCAGAAGCAGTCGGCGAAGAAGCAGGGCAAGCAGATGCAGCGCAAGATGCAGGAGATGGCGCAGCAGATGCAGGATTTGCGGCAGCAGATGCAGTCCAATCAGGACATGGAAACGATGATGGAGATGGAGAAGGCGCGCGACAAGATGCTTGATCTTTCGATGCGGCAGGAGCAGCTTTGGCAGGAATCTCAGGAGACGGATCCGAACAGTCCGCATATGAACGAGCTTGCCGAAGAGCAGGAGAATTTGAAGCAGGCGATGAAGCGGGTGCAGGAAGACATGCAGGAGCTTGCCAAGAAGAGCATGGCGGTGACTCCGAAGCTGATGGCCGCGATGGAAGAGACGCTGAATCAGATGCAGAAGGCCTGCAACGCGACGCAAGAGCGCGATTCGCGCACGGCTTCGCACTATCGCAAGCAGGCCTTGGCGGCTCTGAACGAGACGCTGAAGCAGCAGAACAGCGCGTGCAAGCAGTGTCAAAGTCAGTGCAATAAGCCGAACAGCAATTCCAACTGCAACAAGGCCGGCGGCATGTGCCAGAAGCAGGGGCAGATCAATCAGCAGACATCGTCCATGATGACGAATCCGGGCACGATGTCACAGGGTCAGGCGGCGGCGATGCAGCGGCTGGCTGGGGAGCAGGAAGCGTTGGCGAAGTCGGCGGGCGAGCTGGCGGCGGAAGCGTCGGCGTCGAAGCAGACCGTGGGGCGACTCGATGGGATGAAGGAAGAGATGGAGAAAGTTGCGGCGGATTTGCGTTCCGGCAAGATCACGCCGGAGACGATAGAGCGCCAGAACAAGATCGAGTCGAAACTTTTGGACTTCCAGCGCGCGAACCGCGAGCGCGAGTTTTCACCGCAGCGCAAATCGAGCACGGGCATTGACATGGTGCGGGCTTCACCGCGCGAGCTGCCGAAGAAGCCGGGCGAGGATCAATTGCGCGAAGATCTGTTGCGCGCGCTTGACGCGAAATACACGCCGGACTATGAAGATCTGATCCGCAAATATTTCGACGCGCTTTCGAAGTGGCAGTAA
- a CDS encoding acetyl-CoA hydrolase/transferase family protein: MSSHVAEHSAAPPEVLAEAIDALRCVSSGDRVFVGSGLAVPQLLVDALSARGAELENVQIAHLMTMGPAPYAEPGMEKSFRANALFTGANVRTAVNEGRGDYTPVFLSEIPGLIRSGALKVDTCLLQVTPPGTHGHCSLGIDCACTLEAARNAKNVIGLVNDQMPWVYGENFLHKSMFRALIHYDHPLPELPRNTPSDQEKLIGLFCAELVPNGACLQLGIGAIPDAVLASLGDKRDLGMHTEMFSDGAVELVQKGVINCRAKTLHKDKMVASFVLGSKMLYDFVRSNPLVEFRPVDHTNDPFIIARNDNMISINSALQVDLTGQVCADSIGHTIFSGFGGQVDFVRGAARSKGGKPIIALESTAKSGSISRIVPSLSPGAGVVTSRADVHYIVTEFGVAYLHGKTLRERAQALIRVAHPQFRDELKYAAQQRNLI; this comes from the coding sequence ATGAGTTCGCATGTTGCAGAGCATTCTGCTGCCCCGCCCGAAGTGCTGGCTGAGGCGATAGACGCCCTCCGGTGTGTATCGTCTGGTGACCGTGTTTTCGTGGGGTCAGGATTGGCCGTACCGCAGTTGTTGGTGGACGCTTTGTCCGCGCGCGGGGCAGAGCTGGAAAACGTTCAGATCGCGCACTTGATGACCATGGGTCCGGCTCCCTACGCGGAACCGGGGATGGAGAAGAGCTTCCGGGCGAACGCGCTGTTTACCGGCGCAAACGTGCGCACGGCGGTCAACGAGGGCCGCGGCGACTATACGCCGGTGTTTTTGTCGGAGATTCCGGGGCTGATTCGCAGCGGGGCGCTGAAGGTGGACACCTGCCTGCTGCAGGTAACTCCTCCGGGCACGCACGGCCATTGCAGTTTGGGAATTGACTGCGCGTGTACGCTTGAAGCGGCGCGCAATGCCAAGAACGTCATCGGTTTGGTCAACGATCAGATGCCGTGGGTCTATGGCGAGAATTTCTTGCACAAGTCCATGTTCCGCGCGCTGATTCACTACGATCATCCGCTGCCGGAGCTGCCGCGCAACACGCCGAGTGATCAGGAAAAACTAATTGGTCTGTTTTGCGCGGAGCTGGTGCCGAACGGCGCCTGTCTGCAATTGGGAATCGGTGCGATTCCGGATGCGGTGCTGGCGAGTCTGGGTGACAAGCGCGACTTGGGCATGCACACCGAGATGTTCTCGGACGGCGCGGTGGAGCTGGTGCAGAAGGGTGTGATCAACTGCCGCGCGAAGACGCTGCACAAGGATAAGATGGTGGCGAGTTTTGTGCTGGGTTCGAAGATGCTTTATGATTTCGTGCGCAGCAATCCGTTAGTCGAGTTTCGTCCGGTGGATCACACGAACGATCCGTTTATCATCGCGCGTAACGACAACATGATTTCGATCAACAGCGCGCTGCAGGTGGACCTGACCGGTCAGGTGTGCGCCGATTCGATCGGGCATACGATCTTCTCGGGTTTTGGCGGACAGGTTGACTTTGTGCGGGGCGCGGCGCGTTCGAAGGGCGGCAAGCCGATTATCGCTCTGGAATCCACGGCCAAGAGCGGTTCGATTTCGCGCATTGTGCCGTCGCTGTCGCCGGGCGCGGGTGTGGTGACGTCGCGTGCGGACGTGCACTATATCGTGACGGAATTTGGCGTGGCCTATCTGCACGGCAAGACGCTGCGGGAACGCGCGCAGGCGTTGATTCGCGTGGCGCATCCGCAGTTCCGCGATGAACTGAAGTACGCGGCGCAGCAGAGAAATCTGATTTAG
- a CDS encoding SurA N-terminal domain-containing protein — protein MIRALLITLALCAALARGEEVIDRVVAVVDDEIILESEVLQYLQYTLGARVALDSLSEAQMDTLSKEVLEELIAQKLLLTQARKDSIVVTPKEIDRELDNRVSNLLTQVGGQEKLESYYGMPLPKIKRQFRPLVEETLLIERTRGKHMQQVRVSRNEVLEFWETIKDSLPPLRGCDSAVAHSAGRSDCRGFDERGDCARRLGAASDLIGFDYV, from the coding sequence ATGATCAGAGCATTGCTTATCACGCTGGCGTTGTGCGCCGCGTTGGCGCGCGGCGAAGAGGTGATTGACCGGGTTGTCGCGGTGGTGGATGACGAGATAATTCTCGAAAGCGAAGTGTTGCAGTATTTGCAATACACGCTTGGAGCGCGCGTGGCGCTGGACTCGCTTTCTGAAGCGCAGATGGACACGCTCAGCAAGGAAGTACTCGAGGAGTTGATCGCGCAGAAACTGCTGTTGACACAGGCGCGCAAGGACTCGATTGTGGTCACTCCGAAGGAGATTGACCGCGAACTCGACAACCGTGTCAGCAATCTCTTGACGCAGGTGGGCGGGCAGGAGAAGCTCGAATCGTACTACGGCATGCCGTTGCCCAAGATCAAGCGGCAGTTTCGTCCGCTGGTGGAAGAGACGTTGTTGATCGAGCGCACGCGCGGCAAGCACATGCAGCAGGTGCGCGTATCGCGGAACGAGGTGCTGGAGTTCTGGGAGACGATCAAGGATTCGCTGCCGCCGCTCAGGGGATGCGATTCGGCTGTCGCACATTCTGCTGGCCGATCGGATTGCCGAGGCTTCGACGAACGCGGCGATTGCGCGCGCCGACTCGGCGCGGCAAGCGATCTTATCGGGTTCGATTACGTTTGA
- a CDS encoding peptidylprolyl isomerase — MGTTNRGDLVPEYEAAAYVLEPDSISAPTVSPFGVHVIRLNERTGEKVNTNHILFRIVPAEADLQSTVSAAESLVVRLRGGDDFAELALNLSADTKTAASGGDLGWFSPTELPDEFKTPIEGKSKGEYSDPFRTAFGVHILKVTDRVFSRKITLNEDYSRIEQMTLAKKQEGEFKRWVEKIADETYVERKL; from the coding sequence TTGGGGACGACGAATCGCGGTGATCTGGTGCCGGAATATGAGGCGGCGGCCTACGTGTTGGAGCCCGATTCGATCAGCGCGCCCACGGTCTCGCCGTTCGGTGTGCATGTCATTCGGTTAAACGAGCGCACGGGCGAGAAGGTTAACACGAATCATATTCTGTTTCGGATCGTGCCGGCGGAGGCAGATTTGCAGAGCACGGTGAGTGCGGCGGAGTCGCTGGTGGTGCGGCTGCGCGGCGGCGATGATTTCGCCGAACTCGCGCTGAACCTTTCGGCGGATACGAAAACGGCGGCCAGCGGCGGCGACCTCGGTTGGTTCAGTCCAACCGAGCTGCCGGACGAGTTTAAGACGCCGATTGAAGGCAAGTCGAAGGGTGAGTACAGCGATCCGTTTCGCACGGCCTTTGGCGTGCATATCTTGAAAGTGACCGACCGCGTCTTCTCGCGCAAGATCACGCTCAACGAAGACTACAGCCGTATCGAGCAGATGACGCTCGCCAAAAAGCAAGAAGGCGAGTTCAAGCGTTGGGTCGAAAAGATCGCCGACGAAACCTACGTCGAACGCAAGCTCTAA
- a CDS encoding universal stress protein — MLSFRKILCPTDFSDPSFRALATADELARRYQAELHVLHVVLPVPLVELPPGAGSVAFDVKQYEADMLKAFRARLDETLAQFVKPDIPIHRYVEIGDPAHEIVQLADKIKPDVIVIATHGRTGLKRFIFGSVAEAVVRRSPCAVLTIPMH; from the coding sequence ATGCTATCTTTCCGCAAGATCTTGTGCCCGACCGACTTCTCTGACCCGTCCTTTCGGGCCTTGGCCACGGCGGACGAGCTCGCCCGCCGCTATCAGGCCGAGCTGCACGTGCTGCACGTCGTTTTGCCCGTGCCGCTGGTCGAACTGCCTCCCGGTGCCGGTTCCGTCGCCTTTGATGTGAAGCAATACGAGGCCGACATGCTCAAGGCCTTCCGCGCCAGGCTGGACGAAACGCTGGCCCAGTTCGTAAAACCGGATATTCCTATCCACCGTTATGTGGAGATCGGCGATCCCGCCCATGAGATAGTGCAGCTCGCCGACAAAATCAAGCCGGACGTCATTGTGATTGCCACGCACGGCCGCACGGGACTTAAGCGTTTCATCTTCGGCTCCGTTGCCGAAGCCGTCGTCCGCCGATCGCCCTGCGCGGTCCTGACGATTCCGATGCACTAA
- a CDS encoding methyltransferase domain-containing protein, producing the protein MSHTYDDNRQLDSRIGADDTLYDPGNKARTERLMKMLNAYWEKYPLRERWLDVGSGESYMRDVLRDRTGLKIEVSEADLDVDRYDYPDNSFHTLTHFEVLEHLFNPLFHVLEMKRIMAPGANLFLVTPNDYSLIYKVEHIFSRKYRPHFHQFNERDLRDLFQRAGLKIVHLQTFYKSPTGTIARISQNGFFLHAQKA; encoded by the coding sequence TTGAGCCACACCTACGACGATAACCGCCAGCTCGACAGCCGCATCGGCGCCGACGATACCCTCTACGACCCGGGTAACAAGGCCCGCACCGAGCGCCTGATGAAAATGCTCAACGCCTATTGGGAAAAATACCCCCTGCGCGAACGCTGGCTCGATGTCGGCTCCGGCGAAAGCTACATGCGCGACGTCCTCCGCGACCGCACCGGCCTAAAAATCGAAGTCAGCGAAGCCGACCTCGATGTGGACCGCTACGACTATCCCGATAACTCGTTCCACACCCTCACGCACTTCGAAGTGCTCGAGCATCTGTTCAACCCGCTCTTCCATGTGCTCGAAATGAAGCGCATCATGGCCCCCGGCGCAAATCTGTTTCTGGTCACACCCAACGACTACAGCCTGATCTACAAAGTCGAACACATCTTCTCGCGCAAATATCGCCCGCACTTTCATCAGTTCAACGAGCGCGACCTGCGCGACCTGTTCCAGCGCGCCGGCCTGAAGATCGTCCACTTGCAGACCTTCTACAAATCCCCCACCGGCACCATCGCCAGAATCAGCCAAAACGGCTTCTTCCTGCACGCTCAAAAAGCGTAA
- a CDS encoding DUF4159 domain-containing protein produces MVICALWLGVCSASFGAESGLKVGLLKYNGGGDWYSGGRALGNLLRYAEGTSGTDFDPEPRAVEPSSNELFSYPVTFINGHGNVSFSENEVNNLRAYFNAGGFLFANDDYGMDASFRREMKKVLPDAEWYELPFTHPIYSSTTRFASGLPKIHEHDKQPAQGFGLFVNGVMVCYYNYECDLCDGWEAEEIHNDPPEKRKAALDMGTNVLVYALTRGSE; encoded by the coding sequence CTGGTGATTTGCGCGCTCTGGCTGGGGGTGTGCTCGGCCTCTTTCGGTGCGGAAAGTGGGTTGAAAGTCGGCCTGCTGAAGTATAACGGCGGGGGCGATTGGTACTCGGGCGGGCGAGCTTTGGGCAATCTTTTGCGCTATGCCGAAGGGACCTCCGGCACCGATTTCGATCCGGAACCGCGCGCGGTCGAGCCGTCCTCCAACGAGCTGTTCAGCTATCCGGTGACCTTCATCAACGGCCATGGGAATGTCTCGTTCTCGGAAAATGAGGTGAACAACCTGCGCGCCTACTTCAACGCGGGCGGCTTCCTGTTCGCCAACGATGACTACGGGATGGACGCGAGCTTCCGGCGCGAAATGAAAAAAGTTTTGCCGGACGCGGAATGGTACGAACTGCCGTTTACGCACCCGATCTATTCCTCAACGACCCGCTTTGCAAGCGGACTGCCGAAGATTCATGAGCACGATAAGCAACCGGCGCAAGGGTTCGGGCTGTTTGTGAATGGGGTGATGGTGTGCTACTACAACTACGAATGCGATCTGTGCGACGGCTGGGAAGCCGAAGAGATTCATAACGATCCGCCGGAAAAGCGCAAAGCGGCACTCGACATGGGGACGAATGTGCTGGTGTATGCGCTGACGCGAGGAAGCGAGTAG